The sequence CCGAGCGCGCCGCCGATCAGGGGGCCGAGGACCGGCACCCACGAGTATGCCCAGTCGCTGCCGCCCTTGTTCGGGATCGGCAGCACGGCGTGCGCGATGCGCGGGCCGAGGTCGCGGGCGGGGTTGATGGAGTATCCCGTCGGGCCGCCGAGGGAGGCGCCGATCGAGACCACCAGCAGGGCGACCGCGAGCGGGCCGAGCCCGTGCGGGGTGTTGCCGAACATGATGATGATGAAGACCAGCACGAAGGTCGCGATGATCTCGGTGACCAGGTTCCAGCCATAGGAGCGGATCTCCGGACCGGTCGAGAAGGAGCCCAGGATCGCGCCCGCGTCCTCCTCCTGGTCGTAGTGGGTCTTGTAGGCCATCCAGGCCAGCACGGCGCCGAGGAAGGCGCCGATCATCTCCGCGGCGAAGTACGCGATCGTGGTCGCGGCGGTGACGGGGATCCCGTCCGCGTACTCGCCGCCGCCGTTGGCCAGCAGGCCGATGGTGACGGCGGGGTTCAGGTGGGCGCCGGTCTTGTAGGCCGTCCACACGCCGGCGAAGACCGCGAGGCCCCAGCCGAAGTTGATCAGCAGCCAGCCGCCGCCGTTGCCCTTCGTCTTGCCGAGGACGACGTTGGCGACGACGCCGCCGCCCAGCAGGGTGAGCATCGCCGTGCCGGCGATCTCGTACAGGAAGATGGTTGCCATAGGGCCTCCTCGTCGAGCGGACCCGCAGCTCTGCGGGACCGTTGGCATCCAGGGGTGAGGCGGACGACGTCCGCGATGGCGCCGCGGGCGGGTGCGCACGGCGGGTCAGAGGGAGGGCGCAGCTCGGGCCAGGTCCTGGGCCCGAGCGGCGTCGGTCAGCTCCTGGCGGGCACCTCCGGGGCGGCGGCGATGCGAGCGGCGGCCTCGCCGTCCGAGGAGGTCGCCTCCCCCGCCAGCCGCGCGTCGATGAACTCGCGGTACGCAGCGATCTCCCGCTGCACGGTCGCCTCGTCCCAGCCGAGCTCGGGCGCGATCAGCGCCGCGATCTCGTCGGCGGCCGCGACGCCGCGGTCGCGGGTCTCGTAGTCCAGGCGGGTGCGGCGCTGCAGCACGTCGGCCAGGTGCCGGGCGCCCTCGGCGCGCACCGCGTAGAGCACCTCGGCGCGCAGGTAGCGCGGCGCGTGCTCGAGCGGGGTGCCGAGCGAGGCGTCCTCGTCGATCAGGGCGAGCACGTCGTGCAGCAGCGCGCCGTAGCGGAACAGCAGGCGGTCGGTGCGGATCTCGTCGAACCCGTGCCGTCGGCCGATCTCCTGCTTGTCCCGCACCAGGGTCTGATAGCCCTGTGCGCCGATCACGGGGACCGAGCGGGTGAGGCTGGGGCGGCCGGGCTGGGAGTCCTTGATCGCGAAGTCGACGACGTCCTCGGCCATCACCCGGTAGGTCGTGTACTTGCCGCCCGCGATCGCGGTCAGGCCCGGCTCGACCTCCATCACGGTGTGCTCGCGGGAGACCTTCGTGGAGGACGAGGAGCGGCCCGCGGCGTTCTTCTGCACCGGCTGCAGCAGGGGGCGCAGCCCTGAGTAGACGCCGATGACGTCCTCGCGGGCGAGGTCGTCGGCGAGCACGGCGTTGGCGTGCTCGAGGACGTAGTCGATGTCGTCGTGCGTGGCGCCCACGTCGCGAGGGTCCCGGGTCCAGGGGGTGTCGGTGGTGCCGATGACCCAGTACTCGTCCCAGGGGATGATGAACAGCACCGACTTCTCGGTCTGGGTGATGATCCCGGTGTCCGGCACGGCGGGGATCCGGTCGCGGGCCACGGTGATGTGGATGCCCTTGGAGGCGAGCACCTCGAGCCCGGCATCGGCCCCGGCCAGCTCCTGCTGCTCCTGGGTCCAGACGCCGCCGGCGAGGATGGTCTCGCGGGCATGGACGTCGAACTCCTCGCCGCTCTCCTCGTCCCGCACCCGGGCGCCGATGACCTGCTCGCCCTCGTGGAGGTAGTCGATGACGGTGGTGTAGTTCGCGACCGCGGCGTCGTGCTGCGCGGCGGAGCGCACCAGCATCATCACGAAGCGGGCGTCATCCATCTGGGCGTCGTAGTACTCGAGCGCGCCCACGGCCTTCTCGCCGTCCAGAGCCGGGAACACCTCGAGCATCTTGTCGTGCAGGAGGTGGCGGTGCATGGGCACGGCCCGCTTGCGGCCCACGGACTGCATCGCGTCGTAGAGCATGACGCCGGAGCCGATGAAGGCGCGGTCCACGACCTTGCGGAAGAACGGGAAGACGAACTTGATCGGCTTCACCAGGTGCGGGGCGGTGTGCTCGAGCAGCAGGTCGCGCTCGCGCAGCGCCTCGGCGACGAGCTTGAAGTCGAGCATCTGCAGGTAGCGCAGGCCGCCGTGCATGAGCTTGGAGGAGCGCGAGGAGGTGCCCGAGGCCCAGTCGTGGGTCTCGACGAGGCCGACGGACAGACCGCGGGTGGCGGCGTCGAACGCGGCACCGGCGCCGTTGACCCCGCCGCCGACCACGAGCACGTCCAGCGGCGACCGGGCGGTGGCGGCACGGAGGCGCGCGAGGTGCTCCGCACGGCCGGAGGGGGTGAGTGCGGACCGCTGCTGTTCGGACACGGGCTGCTCCTTCGCATCGACGCCTGAGAGTCCTGGCCGCGGGGCCTGGAGGGGGTGCTCCGGCCGGACTCGCCTCGGCCAGGTGGGCTCGTCGCCATCCTGGGATCTACGTGCAGCACCCCGCAAGCTCGATGCACGAACGTGCAAGGATGGTGGGCATGACCCGCGAATCCCGCCTCGAGGCTCTCTTCACGGCTGCACGGATGTACTACGAGGAGGGGCAGACGATGGAGGCGATCGCGGGCCGCTTCGCCGTCTCCCGCTCGACCGTCTCCCGGATGCTGCGCGATGCGCGTGAGGCCGAGCTGGTGCAGATCACGCTGCGCCCGCCGGACGTCCAGCGGGTCGAGGAGCTCTCCCGCCGCATCTCCCGGCAGTACGGGGTGCAGGTGCACGTGGTGCCCGCCGCGCCCGGCGACGATGAGCGCGCGCGGCTGCACACGGTGGCCCGGACGGGCGGGGAGCTGCTCGACGAGATGCTCGAACCGGGCACCACCCTCGGCATCGCCTGGGGCACCACCATGGCCGAGCTGCTGAGCACCGTGCGCTCCCGGCCGGTGCCCGGCATGCGGATCGTGCAGCTCAACGGCGCGATCAACGTCGAGGGCTCCGGGCTCACCTATATCGCCACCGTGCTGGCCCGCGCCGCGACGCGCTGGGATGCGACCGTGCACCAGTTCCCGGTGCCGGCCTTCTTCGACTACGCCGGGACGCGCGAGGCGATGTGGCGCGAGCGCTCGGTGCAGCGGGTGCTGGCCACGCAGCGCGAGGCCACCGTGGCCGTGTTCAGCGTGGGCGCCTTCGACGCCGAGGTGCCCAGCCACGTCTACACCCACAACTACCTCACCGGCGAGGACCTGCGCTCGCTGCGGGCCGACGGGGCCGTCGGGGACGTGTGCACCGTGTTCCTGCGGGCGGACGGCACCTTCCGCGACATCACGATGAACCGGCGCGGCTCCGGCACCGGCCCGGACCGGCTGGCCCGGATCCCGCGGCGCCTGCTGGTCGCCTCCGGCTCCCGCAAGGCGCTGCCCCTGCGCGCCGCCCTGCGCGCCGGCGTCGCCACCGACCTGGTCGTCGACGAGATCACGGCCGCGAGCCTCCTCGCCCTGCGCTGACCCGCGATGCCGGGGCCGGGTGCTCAGCCCTCGACGGCGGCGAGGTCGAGGCGGTCGGGGCGGGTGTAGACGTTCATGCGGCCGTCGCCGTCCTCGGCGGCCCGGGTGAAGCCCACGAGGGTCTGGCCGAACTCGTGCGCGGTCTGGACGGCCAGCGAGCTCGCCGCGGAGACGCAGGCCAGCAGGGGGATGCCCGCCATGCAGGCCTTCTGGGCGATCTCGAAGCTGGCTCGGGAGGAGACCAGCAGGAAGCAGTCCCGCAGCGGCAGCCGGTCCTCGAGCAGCGCCCAGCCGATCACCTTGTCGACCGCGTTGTGGCGGCCCACGTCCTCGCGCACCACCAGCACCGTCCCCTCGAGGTCCACGAGCGCTGCGGCGTGCACGCCGCCGGTGCGGGCGAAGACGGGTTGCTGCTCGCCCATGCCGCGGGCCGCGGCGAGGAGGACCCGCGGATCCAGCTGCCAGTCCTCCGCGAGGGTGTACCGGCTCTTCGTCCGCACCGCGTCGATGCTCTCGGAGCC comes from Brachybacterium faecium DSM 4810 and encodes:
- a CDS encoding permease, glycerol uptake facilitator (PFAM: Major intrinsic protein~TIGRFAM: MIP family channel proteins), producing the protein MATIFLYEIAGTAMLTLLGGGVVANVVLGKTKGNGGGWLLINFGWGLAVFAGVWTAYKTGAHLNPAVTIGLLANGGGEYADGIPVTAATTIAYFAAEMIGAFLGAVLAWMAYKTHYDQEEDAGAILGSFSTGPEIRSYGWNLVTEIIATFVLVFIIIMFGNTPHGLGPLAVALLVVSIGASLGGPTGYSINPARDLGPRIAHAVLPIPNKGGSDWAYSWVPVLGPLIGGALGGVAAMAF
- a CDS encoding glycerol-3-phosphate dehydrogenase (PFAM: FAD dependent oxidoreductase), whose translation is MSEQQRSALTPSGRAEHLARLRAATARSPLDVLVVGGGVNGAGAAFDAATRGLSVGLVETHDWASGTSSRSSKLMHGGLRYLQMLDFKLVAEALRERDLLLEHTAPHLVKPIKFVFPFFRKVVDRAFIGSGVMLYDAMQSVGRKRAVPMHRHLLHDKMLEVFPALDGEKAVGALEYYDAQMDDARFVMMLVRSAAQHDAAVANYTTVIDYLHEGEQVIGARVRDEESGEEFDVHARETILAGGVWTQEQQELAGADAGLEVLASKGIHITVARDRIPAVPDTGIITQTEKSVLFIIPWDEYWVIGTTDTPWTRDPRDVGATHDDIDYVLEHANAVLADDLAREDVIGVYSGLRPLLQPVQKNAAGRSSSSTKVSREHTVMEVEPGLTAIAGGKYTTYRVMAEDVVDFAIKDSQPGRPSLTRSVPVIGAQGYQTLVRDKQEIGRRHGFDEIRTDRLLFRYGALLHDVLALIDEDASLGTPLEHAPRYLRAEVLYAVRAEGARHLADVLQRRTRLDYETRDRGVAAADEIAALIAPELGWDEATVQREIAAYREFIDARLAGEATSSDGEAAARIAAAPEVPARS
- a CDS encoding transcriptional regulator with sigma factor-related N-terminal domain (PFAM: Putative sugar-binding domain); this translates as MTRESRLEALFTAARMYYEEGQTMEAIAGRFAVSRSTVSRMLRDAREAELVQITLRPPDVQRVEELSRRISRQYGVQVHVVPAAPGDDERARLHTVARTGGELLDEMLEPGTTLGIAWGTTMAELLSTVRSRPVPGMRIVQLNGAINVEGSGLTYIATVLARAATRWDATVHQFPVPAFFDYAGTREAMWRERSVQRVLATQREATVAVFSVGAFDAEVPSHVYTHNYLTGEDLRSLRADGAVGDVCTVFLRADGTFRDITMNRRGSGTGPDRLARIPRRLLVASGSRKALPLRAALRAGVATDLVVDEITAASLLALR
- a CDS encoding formate dehydrogenase family accessory protein FdhD (PFAM: FdhD/NarQ family~TIGRFAM: formate dehydrogenase family accessory protein FdhD), whose translation is MGRVTDRARIRTVRVREGRLYAGRKGDHVAVEEPLDIRLNGRQLSLTMRTPGHDVELIHGFLHGEGLIAHREDITEGRYCDGAVVDDGSGFAQNTYNVMDFTTARPQLLPLVGRNFATTSACGVCGSESIDAVRTKSRYTLAEDWQLDPRVLLAAARGMGEQQPVFARTGGVHAAALVDLEGTVLVVREDVGRHNAVDKVIGWALLEDRLPLRDCFLLVSSRASFEIAQKACMAGIPLLACVSAASSLAVQTAHEFGQTLVGFTRAAEDGDGRMNVYTRPDRLDLAAVEG